From one Brachypodium distachyon strain Bd21 chromosome 4, Brachypodium_distachyon_v3.0, whole genome shotgun sequence genomic stretch:
- the LOC100822054 gene encoding xylanase inhibitor protein 1, protein MAMPRPILILAALLCVVQISFLARRAAGTGKTSQLTVFWGRHKDEGSLREACDSGMYTAVIVSFLNIVSGHDNAKYNYNLDLSGHPLAGIGDDIKHCQITGVPVSLSLRGAGALPTNQSALHLSDHLWFSYLSGFQKGVRRPFGDAKLDGVDFFLDHGKEEEEYYGVLAKDLQAKRRQSPAGTTKPLQLTATPGCALLTAGRALAAAGITLERIHVRFYGDASCSGGAWVEDAWGKWAAAYRRPGSRIYLGLTASGKTEDGYLYPKELYYGVIPEVQKAANYGGVMLWDRYYDKRNEYSSYVKYWA, encoded by the coding sequence ATGGCGATGCCACGCCCGATCCTAATCCTCGCCGCTCTTCTCTGCGTCGTTCAAATTAGCTTCCTCGCCCGCCGGGCCGCGGGCACGGGGAAGACCAGCCAGCTGACCGTGTTCTGGGGCCGGCACAAGGACGAGGGCTCGCTCAGAGAAGCCTGCGACTCCGGCATGTACACCGCGGTCATCGTCTCCTTCCTCAACATCGTCTCCGGCCACGACAACGCCAAGTACAACTACAACCTCGACCTCAGCGGCCACCCGCTCGCCGGCATCGGGGACGACATCAAGCACTGCCAAATCACCGGTGTCCccgtctccctctccctccgcggcgccggcgcgctccCAACGAACCAGTCCGCGCTCCACCTCTCGGATCACCTCTGGTTCTCCTACCTCAGCGGCTTCCAGAAGGGGGTTCGCCGGCCCTTCGGCGACGCAAAGCTCGACGGCGTGGACTTCTTCCTCGACCAcggcaaggaggaggaagagtaCTACGGGGTTCTGGCCAAGGACTTGCAGGCCAAGCGCCGGCAGTCGCCTGCGGGGACGACGAAGCCGCTGCAACTGACGGCGACGCCCGGCTGCGCGTTGTTAACTGCAGGCcgcgcgctggcggcggccgggatTACGTTGGAGCGGATCCACGTGAGGTTCTACGGCGACgcgagctgcagcggcggcgcgtgggTGGAGGACGCGTGGGGGAAGTGGGCGGCGGCGTACCGCCGGCCGGGCAGCCGGATCTACCTGGGGCTCACGGCGTCGGGGAAGACGGAGGACGGGTACTTGTACCCCAAGGAGCTCTACTACGGCGTAATCCCGGAGGTGCAGAAGGCGGCCAATTACGGCGGGGTCATGCTGTGGGACAGGTACTACGACAAGCGGAACGAGTACAGCAGCTACGTCAAGTACTGGGCTTGA
- the LOC106866599 gene encoding uncharacterized protein LOC106866599: MASAREHVERIRRERFYIGREERNPLADDIHQAVTYLSQELYSKDVHFLMELIQNAEDNDYPVDVAPTLDFVIIRKDITATGANSTLLVFNNERGFSAANIESICRIGKSTKKGNRHLGYIGEKGIGFKSVFLVSSQPHIFSNGHQIKFNEEPSADCEIGYIVPEWVDEKPSIGDIQAVYGYSKSLPMTTIILPLKNDKILAVKKELSNTHPEILLFLSKIRQLSVREINDDPKASKLSQISISSEVDYKTRKEINAESYTLHLAMQENGDGQEEECTYYMWKQKFAVKPECRVKKRVEVDQWVINLAFPHGQRLSRGVRSPGVYAYLPTEMVTNFPFIIQADFLLASSRESILFDSQWNLGILLCSSMLLQHS, translated from the exons aTGGCATCGGCGAGGGAGCACGTGGAGAGGATCCGGCGTGAGCGGTTCTACAtcgggagggaggagaggaaccCGCTGGCGGACGACATCCACCAGGCGGTCACCTACCTCTCGCAGGAGCTCTATTCCAAGGACGTCCACTTCCTCATGGAACTCATCCAG AATGCGGAGGACAATGACTATCCGGTGGACGTGGCACCAACACTAGACTTTGTCATCATCAGAAAAGACATCACTGCCACAGGAGCTAATTCAACACTTCTCGTCTTCAACAATGagaggggcttttctgcagcAAACATTGAATCCATTTGTAGGATTGGAAAATCAACCAAGAAAGGAAACAGGCATCTTGGTTACATTGGTGAAAAAG GTATTGGATTCAAAAGTGTATTTCTGGTATCCAGTCAGCCACATATCTTCAGCAATGGACATCAGATAAAATTTAACGAAGAACCATCAGCAGATTGTGAGATAGGATACATTGTTCCTGAATGGGTTGACGAGAAGCCAAGTATTGGTGACATACAAGCAGTCTATGGCTATTCTAAGAGCCTTCCTATGACTACTATTATCTTGCCCCTGAAGAATGACAAGATACTAGCTGTGAAGAAAGAGCTATCTAACACACATCCTGAAATCCTTCTGTTTCTTTCAAAAATTAGACAGCTGTCTGTTAGGGAAATAAATGATGATCCCAAGGCAAGTAAACTCAGCCAGATATCCATCTCAAGTGAAGTTGACTATAAGACAAGGAAGGAAATAAATGCAGAATCTTACACTCTGCATCTTGCTATGCAAGAAAATGGTGATGGGCAGGAAGAGGAGTGCACTTACTATATGTGGAAGCAGAAGTTTGCAGTCAAACCAGAATGTAGAGTTAAGAAAAGAGTGGAAGTGGATCAATGGGTGATTAACTTGGCATTTCCTCATGGACAGAGATTAAGCAGAGGAGTGCGATCACCTGGTGTGTATGCATACTTGCCTACGGAGATGGTGACTAATTTTCCCTTCATTATCCAAGCAGATTTTCTTCTTGCTTCATCTCGAGAGTCTATTTTATTTGACAGCCAATGGAATCTGGGGATCCTTCTGTGTTCGTCAATGCTTTTGCAGCACTCTTGA